CCGAAGGTCGTGCCCGTCACGATGTCGGCCAGGCCGTCGCCGTTCATGTCGGCGATGGCCATGTCGGCGCCGCGCAGGCCGGGCTCGGGCTCGAAGGCGGGGCCCAGCGTGCCGTCGCCGTTGCCCGGCAGGATGACCAGGTGCGAGAAGTACCCCCCGGCCACGACGTCGAGCGCGCCGTCGCCGTCGAGGTCGCCCACGCTTACGTGCCACGGAATCACCACGGGGTGCTCGATGGGCTCGCCGAAGAGATCTGGCCCCAGGCAGTCCTGGGCGAGGGCGCCGCTCGCCAGCGCGAGCACGATGGATGCGGGGAGCAGTTGCTTGGTGTTCATTGCGGAGTCTCCTTTGGGTCTGGTCCGAAGTTCGTTTTCTTGTGCTTAGCAGCCGGCGTCGAATGCGTTCTGGAACGCCAGGAAGTCGAAGATGGTCAGTGCGCCTTCGCCGTCGAAGTCGGCGGCGGGATCGCCGGCGTCGAACAGGTTCTGGTAGCTCAGGAAGTCGAAGATCGTGAGTTCGCCGTCGCCGTCCAGGTCGGCTTGGCAGGGCGGGGCGCACCGATTCAGCAGCACGCCGACGCCGCCGGGAAACCAGTTGGCAACGACCAGGTCGGGCCGGCCGTCGCCGTTCAGGTCGCCCGAGCCCACGTCCGAGGTGGCCGGGCCTGTGTCCAGCACGATGGGCGCTGCGAACACCAGCGGTGCGGCGCGCAGGCCGGGCAAGACCTGGACCTGGTTCCTGCCCGGCAGGGCGGCGAACACGTCCACGAGCCCATCGCCGTCGAAATCCGCCGCCGAGGGCGAGCGGGCCGACGCGCCCAGGCCGAGGTTCTGCGCGGCGAGCAGGCTGCGGAACGACGTGCCATCCCAGGTGTAGAACGCCATGAGCGCCCGGGTCACCGTCGAGTCCTGGACGCGGACGGCCAGCAGCAGGTCGTTGCGGCCGTCGCCATTCAGGTCGGTGATGCGCACACCATCGGTGAGGCTCCACTCGCCCGGGATGTCCACGGCGTCGAACTGGCCATCGCCCCGGCCGGTGTAGAACACGTCCTCGAAGGCCATCGGGTCGATCTGCGTCGCGTAGATGTCGGCGTTGCCGTCGTGGTCCAGATCGCCGACGGCGACATCCGAGAGGGCGATGTCCGTCTCCAGGACGGTCGCCGTGGCGAGCGCCCCGCCGCCATCGTTCAGGAAGACCGTGATGCGTCCGGAAAAGCCGATGGACACCACGTCGGGCGCGCCGTCGTTGTTGACGTCGGCGATGTCCAGGGCCACTGGGCTGATTCCCGCGTCGTACAGGGCCGCCGGCTCGAATTGCA
The sequence above is a segment of the Phycisphaerales bacterium genome. Coding sequences within it:
- a CDS encoding VCBS repeat-containing protein, translated to MNARLLLTSSPILILACAGAAQDCTGPDLFAAPEAYAAGGGARELDLGDLDGDGALDAVVGSSGTGLWILPGNGDGTLGASIEPQPRLGGGDATIFDMNGDGMPDIVSLTRDAVAVLLNRGGLQFEPAALYDAGISPVALDIADVNNDGAPDVVSIGFSGRITVFLNDGGGALATATVLETDIALSDVAVGDLDHDGNADIYATQIDPMAFEDVFYTGRGDGQFDAVDIPGEWSLTDGVRITDLNGDGRNDLLLAVRVQDSTVTRALMAFYTWDGTSFRSLLAAQNLGLGASARSPSAADFDGDGLVDVFAALPGRNQVQVLPGLRAAPLVFAAPIVLDTGPATSDVGSGDLNGDGRPDLVVANWFPGGVGVLLNRCAPPCQADLDGDGELTIFDFLSYQNLFDAGDPAADFDGEGALTIFDFLAFQNAFDAGC